The Panacibacter microcysteis DNA window CAGCGCTACTCTCGATAAGGCATCTCTCCTGTTCATAACAAACAATGGTTTATAGTTATCAAATGTAGTTTAAAAGTTTACGTGTTGTTGGCAACACGCTTATTATTTTGTTGTTGTTTCTTGTAACGGGCAGCATTACTGCTATGATGCTTTTGTTGTGTCACTCACTTGTACTGCAACAAGTAATTCGGCAATGTGCCACCGGGTTCCAAATTGCTGATGCCTTATTTGTTCGTGTCTGATGGGAGATTTCAGGCATCATACATTCAACATCATACATCAGCCATTCTAAATATTGCCTTTCTTCAACGCTGCCACTGCATAATCTGCCGCACGTGCTGTAAGCGCCATGTAGGTAACCGAGGGGTTCTGGCAAGCACTGCTTGCCATACAGGCCCCATCTGTTATAAACACATTTTTTACTTCATGCATCTGGTTAAAGCCGTTGAGTACAGATGTTTTAGGATCTTTACCCATCCTGGCGGTACCCATTTCGTGTATGCAAAAACCTGGCGCCGGCATATTATCGTAAGTGCCTACGTTTTTCAGGCCTGCTTTTTCAAGCATTTCCGCTGCACTGTTCATCATATCCTTACGCATGGCCATCTCATTGTCTTTAAACTCGCAATCTATATCCAGCGTTGGTAAGCCCCATTTGTCTTTTTTATCTTTGTTCAGCGTTACTTTATTTTCAAAATAAGGCAGGTGCTCTCCCCAGCTACCAATACCAAAGGTCCATTTGCCGGGCTCAGTCAATGATTCTTTGTATGTGGCACCAATACCTTCATCAATGTTTATCCTGCCGCGGCTTCCACCACCCTGGTAGCCAAAGCCACGTACATATTCCTTCATTTTTGTGCTGTCACTTATGTTACGGAAGCGTGGAATATAAATACCGTTGGCACGGCGCCCATAAAAATACTGGTCTGCAAAATCATCAGAATCGCCATAAGCACCTACACCGTAATGATGGTCCATCAGGTTATGCCCTACCTGGCCGCTGCTGTTGCCCAACCCATCCGGAAATGCATCGGAAACAGAGTTGAGCAGTATGTGTGCAGTACCAAGGGTTGATGCATTCAGGAAAACGATCTTTGCAAAATACTCTTCTGTCTTCATTGTTTCTGCGTCGATAATGCGTACACCTTTCGCCTTGCCTGTTTGCTTATCGTATATAACTTCCTGTACAATTGAGAAAGGCCGTAATGTAAGGTTGCCTGTTTTAGCGGCGGCGGGCAGCGTAGCAGCGTTGCTGCTAAAATAACCACTGAAAGGGCAGCCTTCATGGCATTTGTTCCTGAACTGGCAGGGCCCGCGGTCGCCTACTTTTGCTGTATGGTTGGCCGTTCTGCCAATGATCATTGTTCTGCCATCTGCAAAAGATTTTTTAATGCGTTCCGCCACATGCTTTTCAATACAATTCATTTCCATCGGGGGAAGAAACTTACCATCCGGCAATTGCGGCAAATTTTCTACCGAGCCGCTGATGCCCACAAATGGCTCTACGTATGTATACCAAGGTTCCAGGTCTTTATAGCGTATGGGCCAGTCTACACCAAACCCGTCTTTGGCATTGGCTTCAAAATCTATGTCGCTCCAGCGGTAGCATTGCCTGCCCCACATAATGCTCCTGCCACCTACATGGTAACCACGTATCCAGTCAAACGGTTTTACCTGGTTATAAGGGTGCTCTTTATCGTTTACAAAAAACTTACCCGATACTTCATTATAAGCATAGCACTTGCTTTGTATAGGACTGTTTTCTTTGTC harbors:
- a CDS encoding GMC oxidoreductase → MPGDSLNINNRAIAQNTYDAIVVGSGISGGWAAKELCEKGLKTLVLERGRNVEHIKDYTDTTKDPWELVHHGSNDNTDKENSPIQSKCYAYNEVSGKFFVNDKEHPYNQVKPFDWIRGYHVGGRSIMWGRQCYRWSDIDFEANAKDGFGVDWPIRYKDLEPWYTYVEPFVGISGSVENLPQLPDGKFLPPMEMNCIEKHVAERIKKSFADGRTMIIGRTANHTAKVGDRGPCQFRNKCHEGCPFSGYFSSNAATLPAAAKTGNLTLRPFSIVQEVIYDKQTGKAKGVRIIDAETMKTEEYFAKIVFLNASTLGTAHILLNSVSDAFPDGLGNSSGQVGHNLMDHHYGVGAYGDSDDFADQYFYGRRANGIYIPRFRNISDSTKMKEYVRGFGYQGGGSRGRINIDEGIGATYKESLTEPGKWTFGIGSWGEHLPYFENKVTLNKDKKDKWGLPTLDIDCEFKDNEMAMRKDMMNSAAEMLEKAGLKNVGTYDNMPAPGFCIHEMGTARMGKDPKTSVLNGFNQMHEVKNVFITDGACMASSACQNPSVTYMALTARAADYAVAALKKGNI